One Cololabis saira isolate AMF1-May2022 chromosome 12, fColSai1.1, whole genome shotgun sequence DNA window includes the following coding sequences:
- the LOC133456429 gene encoding uncharacterized protein LOC133456429 yields MLFVDYSSAFNTIIPDILITKLTTIGLPPLTCAWIRNFLTNRPQTVRLGPHRSSTRLLSTGSPQGCVLSPLLYSLYTNDCSPTHNNLIVKFSDDTTVVGLISKENNLTLNTGKTKEIIVNFRKQNTDPDPLYINGQRVERVHSFRFLGLLISDSISWSENINAITKKGSAAAALPESRIEEEKQATERKKRKEEEERKREEEEKRRQKELEKTRIIQEQVDRENKASLQDLSQALEALRQEQSLRARQQQQSQVLQHILKGPAAHVDRDELGDVQGQFEELLSMYEITEYENSTSKLEDRMKTLQNELTLTYLGDHKNPAGSLWALDQATGYVDLSLTERFSVLEAVVKFTLERDADLEDPTTGQDKKIEFLFNLQDQLHLRNPTLARRVLVEMTSQLAGDCREMLSLILFNNIWTPTEIKHFIGRISSMHQETVKQILHEVCTYKLGCSLVLAALDDKDPVGYIQNRVSSEVDKDIITILDEMRDNNYPEQVLSQLHNILQYVSEALSRSPDLTITTDLINSGKRQMMSLDLSQPSAHSSLKKILLVLSLALKECTTFVTTTGEEVRGYFPRLTQLASLLLLLLPQVQDERGCLLEIGTGEGKTCILAMFATIQAVRGLAVDIVTSSPLLAIRDQEVWQKLYSMFGVTSSTVPPPHQKSSSSVNRDKALEDAYRKQVVYGTVSTFAADILRQEFEKNRTRGDRRFECVVVDEVDYMTLDSGVEVTYLSHQASGLRHVEQVLAAGASPGVIPYGF; encoded by the exons ATGCTCTTCGtggactacagctctgcatttaACACAATAATCCCAGACATCCTCATTACAAAACTGACCACCATCGGCCTGCCCCCTCTCACATGTGCCTGGATTAGAAACTTTCTCACCAACCGACCCCAGACTGTGAGACTCGGCCCCCACCGGTCCTCCACCCGCCTGCTGAGCACCGGCTCTccacagggctgtgtgctgagccccCTCCTGTACAGCCTCTACACCAATGACTGCAGTCCGACCCACAACAACCTCATAGTGAAGTTTTCTGACGACACTACGGTGGTCGGACTCATCTCAAAAG AGAACAACCTCACTCTGAACACCGGAAAAACCAAGGAGATCATCGTCAACTTCAGGAAACAGAACACTGACCCAGACCCCCTCTACATCAACGGCCAGAGAGTGGAAAGGGTCCACTCCTTCCGGTTTCTTGGCCTCCTCATCTCCGACAGCATCTCCTGGTCTGAGAACATCAACGCCATCACCAAAAAAggctcagcagcggctgcacttcctgagA gCCGAATTGAGGAAGAGAAACAAGCAACAGAGCGGAAGAAacgcaaagaagaagaagaacgcaaaagagaagaagaggagaagcGGCGGCAGAAGGAGCTTGAGAAGACCAGGATCATCCAGGAACAGGTGGACAGAGAGAATAAGGCGTCCCTCCAGGACCTGTCCCAGGCTCTGGAGGCCCTCCGGCAGGAGCAGAGCCTCCGAGcaaggcagcagcagcagagtcagGTCCTCCAGCACATCCTGAAGGGTCCTGCAGCTCACGTAGACAGGGACGAG CTTGGTGATGTACAAGGACAATTTGAAGAACTTCTATCaatgtatgaaataacagaGTATGAAAACTCAACAAGCAAGCTGGAAGACCGGATGAAGACTCTCCAGAATGAGCTGACATTGACATACCTAGGAGATCACAAAAACCCTGCTGGGTCACTGTGGGCTTTGGATCAAGCGACGGGATATGTGGATCTGTCCCTGACTGAGAGGTTCAGTGTTCTGGAGGCAGTGGTGAAGTTCACTCTGGAGCGCGACGCTGATCTTGAGGATCCCACAACTGGACAAGACAAGAAGATTGAATTCCTTTTCAATTTGCAAGATCAGCTTCATCTTAGGAACCCAACACTGGCCAGACGGGTTTTAGTTGAAATGACTTCACAGCTGGCTGGAGACTGTAGGGAGATGTTGAGTCTAATACTCTTCAACAACATCTGGACGCCAACAGAAATCAAGCATTTCATTGGAAGGATCTCAAGCATGCATCAAGAAACAGTCAAGCAGATCCTCCACGAGGTTTGCACCTACAAGCTCGGCTGCAGCCTCGTCCTCGCTGCCCTGGACGATAAAGATCCTGTCGGCTACATTCAGAACCGGGTGTCCTCTGAGGTGGACAAGGACATCATCACCATCTTGGATGAAATGCGGGACAATAACTATCCAGAACAGGTTCTATCACAGCTGCACAATATTCTGCAGTATGTTTCAGAAGCGTTGTCCAGATCTCCAGATCTAACCATCACCACAGACCTGATTAATAGTGGAAAGAGACAGATGATGTCCCTTGATTTGTCCCAGCCCAGCGCACACAGCTCTCTGAAGAAGATCCTGCTTGTGTTGTCATTAGCTCTTAAGGAATGCACCACATTCGTTACCACAACTGGTGAAGAGGTCCGAGGCTACTTCCCCAGACTGACTCAGCTCGCGTCCTTACTTTTACTGTTGCTGCCTCAAGTCCAGGACGAACGGGGATGTCTCCTGGAAATTGGAACGGGAGAAGGAAAGACCTGCATTTTAGCCATGTTTGCTACGATCCAGGCAGTACGGGGTTTGGCGGTGGACATCGTGACCAGCTCTCCTTTGCTCGCCATTCGTGATCAAGAAGTGTGGCAAAAGTTATACTCCATGTTTGGTGTGACATCGTCCACCGTGCCTCCGCCACATCAGAAAAGCAGCTCCTCTGTGAATCGTGACAAGGCGCTTGAAGATGCGTACAGGAAGCAGGTTGTTTACGGCACTGTTAGCACCTTCGCTGCAGACATACTGAGGCAGGAGTTTGAGAAGAACCGCACCCGAGGTGACAGGAGGTTTGAGTGTGTGGTGGTCGATGAGGTGGACTACATGACCCTGGACAGTGGCGTTGAGGTGACCTACCTGTCTCACCAGGCCAGTGGCCTGAGACATGTGGAGCAAGTCCTGGCGGCAGGGGCGTCGCCAGGTGTAATCCCTTATGGGTTCTGA